A portion of the Algisphaera agarilytica genome contains these proteins:
- a CDS encoding response regulator, giving the protein MASAKVNGNHNGSSTHQAGKKDKAAELFAKQVFTTGEAAEVCKVSQQTIIRCFDAGRLNGFRVPGSRFRRIPREELIRFMKANDIPTDGFATGKKKVLVVDDDPNIVELFTDLFSNDSRLEVRSAATGYDAGIVSSTFKPDLMILDYMLPDINGNVVCETVRKNDQLKEMKIIIVSGVVNRGEIDALLAAGADEFVKKPFDLEKLMQRVEVMLELA; this is encoded by the coding sequence ATGGCTTCTGCAAAAGTTAACGGCAATCACAACGGCTCAAGCACGCATCAAGCGGGCAAGAAAGACAAGGCCGCCGAACTCTTCGCCAAACAGGTGTTCACCACCGGCGAAGCGGCAGAAGTCTGCAAGGTCTCGCAGCAAACCATCATCCGCTGCTTCGACGCCGGTCGGCTCAACGGCTTCCGCGTGCCGGGCTCGCGCTTCCGCCGTATCCCCCGCGAAGAACTGATCCGGTTCATGAAGGCCAACGACATCCCCACCGACGGCTTCGCCACCGGCAAGAAGAAGGTGCTGGTCGTGGACGACGATCCGAACATCGTCGAGCTGTTCACCGACCTGTTCAGTAACGACAGCCGGCTCGAGGTCCGCAGCGCCGCCACCGGGTACGACGCGGGCATCGTGTCGTCCACCTTCAAGCCCGACCTCATGATCCTCGACTACATGCTGCCCGACATCAACGGCAACGTGGTCTGCGAAACTGTCCGCAAAAACGATCAACTCAAAGAGATGAAGATCATCATCGTTTCGGGTGTCGTGAACCGCGGCGAGATCGACGCGTTGCTCGCCGCCGGGGCCGACGAATTCGTCAAGAAACCATTCGATTTGGAGAAGTTGATGCAGCGGGTCGAGGTCATGCTCGAGCTCGCCTGA
- a CDS encoding response regulator, protein MPAKRTPTTAKKNKARRRTCRVLLVEASPERRKALEACGTAHRPMSVVHAPTLTQARKYLADHSVDLAVIAPQLPDGSGFDLTAELTRMSHTTAKIVIGVTEDFSKAQQALRAGADDYIVDGLEFEELSTRVAEALDRKTRDKAHVQRVERLRRLCKKLNAAREEVSKQVDILCNDLVTAYQELACQMQNVVQTSEFDSVVQDELDLEALLRKTLEHLMAKLGPANAAIFLPATMDEYSLGGYVNYDCTKESADMLLQQLADSLAPRVAAHQDMIHLTEREAIERWIGQDAGMLGDSELLAVPCMHDDECLAVLVLFRDVDQPFVEEHLDRVSALGPLMGESLERIIRVHHRSLFDPEDAESYGESYSDDADNPFGVDMDDDYDDELPF, encoded by the coding sequence GTGCCCGCCAAGCGGACCCCCACCACCGCCAAGAAGAACAAAGCCCGCCGCCGCACCTGCCGTGTGCTGCTGGTCGAGGCCAGCCCCGAACGCCGCAAGGCCCTCGAAGCCTGCGGCACGGCCCACCGTCCGATGAGCGTGGTGCACGCCCCGACGCTGACCCAAGCCCGCAAGTACCTCGCCGACCATTCCGTCGACCTGGCCGTGATCGCCCCCCAACTCCCCGACGGTTCGGGCTTCGACCTGACCGCCGAGCTCACCCGGATGAGCCACACCACCGCCAAGATCGTGATCGGCGTCACCGAAGACTTCAGCAAAGCCCAGCAGGCCCTGCGTGCCGGTGCGGACGACTACATCGTCGACGGCCTCGAGTTCGAAGAGCTCTCGACCCGTGTCGCCGAGGCGCTCGACCGCAAGACCCGCGACAAGGCCCACGTCCAGCGCGTCGAACGCCTGCGTCGCCTGTGCAAGAAACTCAACGCCGCCCGCGAAGAAGTGTCGAAGCAGGTGGATATCCTCTGCAACGACCTGGTTACCGCGTATCAGGAACTCGCCTGCCAGATGCAGAATGTGGTGCAGACCTCCGAGTTCGACAGCGTTGTTCAGGACGAGCTCGACCTCGAAGCGCTGCTCCGTAAAACCCTCGAACACCTGATGGCCAAGCTCGGCCCCGCCAACGCGGCCATCTTCCTGCCCGCGACCATGGACGAATATTCGCTGGGCGGTTACGTGAACTACGACTGCACCAAAGAGTCGGCCGACATGCTGCTCCAGCAGCTCGCCGACAGCCTGGCCCCGCGCGTCGCCGCCCACCAGGACATGATCCACCTCACCGAACGTGAGGCGATCGAACGCTGGATCGGCCAGGACGCCGGGATGCTCGGCGATTCGGAACTACTCGCCGTGCCCTGCATGCACGACGACGAATGCCTGGCCGTGCTGGTGCTCTTCCGCGATGTGGATCAGCCGTTTGTTGAAGAACACCTGGACCGTGTCTCGGCCCTGGGCCCGCTGATGGGCGAGTCGCTGGAGCGGATCATCCGCGTCCACCACCGCTCGCTCTTCGACCCCGAAGACGCCGAGAGCTACGGCGAGTCCTACAGCGACGACGCCGACAACCCCTTCGGCGTCGACATGGACGACGACTACGACGACGAACTGCCGTTCTGA
- a CDS encoding spondin domain-containing protein: MRGFISIIKEHKTAAIVACLLVGTSTGAIAQADGDIKVEVINEGNSDFFLTPVWFGFHNGQFDFFNSGEAASASLEAIAEDGIVDGLVADFTAAPGVPGDIQGVVSNPAGFGGAPVIDPGETATGFVTPINPSAYQYFSFASMIIPSNDTFIGNDNPFAYQVFTDSDEINDPSGVFTIQIFGSDLYDAGTEVNDGLGAAFSAAAGVSTDENGTVGPLGDENLLTFFDGQTAAGTTVTDFIGSGELLATINISIVPEPASASLLGLGVAALAVRRRK, encoded by the coding sequence ATGCGAGGATTCATTTCGATCATTAAGGAACACAAGACCGCAGCCATCGTAGCTTGCCTTTTGGTGGGTACCTCGACCGGCGCGATCGCTCAGGCCGATGGCGACATCAAGGTGGAGGTCATCAACGAAGGCAACTCGGACTTCTTCCTGACCCCGGTGTGGTTTGGTTTTCACAACGGCCAGTTCGATTTTTTCAATAGCGGCGAGGCCGCATCCGCTTCGCTCGAAGCCATCGCCGAAGACGGGATCGTTGACGGATTGGTGGCCGACTTCACCGCCGCGCCCGGTGTGCCGGGTGACATCCAGGGGGTGGTCTCGAACCCCGCGGGCTTCGGCGGCGCTCCGGTCATTGACCCCGGCGAAACCGCGACCGGATTCGTCACCCCGATCAACCCCTCGGCGTACCAGTACTTCTCGTTCGCTTCGATGATCATCCCGTCCAACGACACCTTCATTGGCAACGACAACCCGTTCGCCTACCAGGTGTTCACCGATAGCGACGAGATCAACGACCCCTCCGGCGTGTTCACGATCCAGATCTTCGGCAGCGATCTCTACGACGCGGGCACCGAAGTCAACGACGGCCTGGGCGCCGCGTTCTCCGCCGCCGCGGGCGTGTCCACGGACGAAAACGGCACGGTCGGCCCGCTCGGCGACGAAAACCTGCTGACCTTCTTCGACGGCCAGACCGCCGCGGGTACGACCGTGACCGACTTTATCGGCTCCGGCGAACTGCTCGCCACGATCAACATCAGCATCGTCCCCGAGCCCGCCTCCGCGTCCTTGCTGGGGCTGGGCGTGGCCGCACTGGCGGTCCGCCGTCGCAAGTGA
- a CDS encoding HDOD domain-containing protein, whose protein sequence is MVSHELSKPRRIELILRQIETLPTLPAVATKLLSLTADDDSNAKEVTSLIQSDPSLTAKVLSLCKTADKGVRNDVLTIDRAVVLLGFNAIRNAVLSVKVLEVFGGDIDGDLDQPMAGGRLAQDAEGSSKTRLDRKGLWLHSLAVAIAAEQIAKAHRDADLPAEEAFVCGLLHDIGKLALDHVLPRSYGRVVELADLHRSDIAEVERKIVGLDHHTAGKRLAEQWNLPLRLQDSIWLHGSPYETLPHVEHRRMIGLVKLADAVVRGRHVGYSGNHTPGQVEALAEQLDLSLDKIHEATADLFPKLEDRGQALGIHDDPSHELALESIQRANAALGKANDALERRSRVAAGQAKVLDVLSTFNASAAPARSVQDAIDAVVKSSQQLMGDGFYAVIYPTRHHDVSDPDAAPRPDGYWLISQYNNHGEPADARYIDTPPHTPDIAALDASRSIGVELMGVLPWIADYLIAAEDLRDVKMLPLPCGWGTVAILLHDKEKLPGWGVLGPLAGTWGNAIAAAAQHAGARRLSEELASANAALAATQEKLLHTESLARLGEMAAGAAHEMNNPLAVISGRSQLMSMTLDPGSDHQKSAQMIFRESHRLSDLISCLRMFADPPMADRKPADLGTVLKNVVEKVRKGAAKRKAKYGIDLQVPAGIPAVEIDAAQIDRAVTELLFNAVQAEPKSAVLVKVVIDPPFDTPGNPDVPVNSESEPSVPVSEVAAQRTLHIQVTDDGEGMDDHTLNHALDPFFSAKTAGRQVGMGLPRAQQLAQAHGGSVRLRSELGKGTVATLSVALDSPQ, encoded by the coding sequence ATGGTTTCTCACGAACTCTCCAAGCCGCGCCGCATCGAACTCATCCTGCGGCAGATCGAGACGTTGCCCACGCTCCCCGCGGTGGCGACGAAGCTGTTGTCGTTGACCGCCGATGACGACTCCAACGCCAAAGAAGTCACCAGCCTGATCCAGAGCGACCCTTCGCTGACCGCGAAGGTCTTGTCGCTTTGTAAGACGGCCGACAAAGGCGTGCGTAATGACGTGTTGACCATCGACCGGGCGGTGGTGCTTCTGGGTTTCAACGCGATCCGCAACGCCGTGCTTTCCGTGAAGGTGCTCGAAGTCTTCGGGGGCGACATCGATGGCGACCTGGACCAGCCGATGGCCGGGGGCCGTCTCGCGCAGGACGCCGAAGGTTCGTCCAAGACGCGGCTGGACCGCAAGGGCCTGTGGCTGCACAGCCTGGCCGTGGCCATCGCCGCCGAGCAGATCGCCAAAGCCCACCGCGACGCCGACCTGCCCGCCGAGGAAGCCTTCGTCTGCGGGCTGCTGCACGACATCGGCAAGCTGGCGCTCGACCACGTGCTGCCGCGTAGCTACGGCCGTGTGGTCGAGTTGGCGGACCTGCACCGCAGCGACATCGCCGAGGTCGAGCGCAAGATCGTCGGCCTGGACCACCACACCGCCGGCAAACGCCTCGCCGAGCAGTGGAACCTGCCGCTGCGCCTGCAAGACAGCATCTGGCTGCACGGCTCGCCCTACGAAACACTGCCCCACGTCGAGCACCGCCGGATGATCGGCCTGGTCAAGCTCGCCGACGCCGTCGTCCGCGGTCGCCACGTCGGCTACTCGGGCAACCACACCCCGGGACAGGTCGAAGCCCTCGCCGAGCAGCTGGACCTGTCTCTCGACAAGATCCACGAAGCCACCGCGGACCTGTTCCCGAAACTCGAAGACCGTGGCCAGGCCCTGGGCATCCACGACGACCCGTCGCACGAGCTCGCCCTCGAATCGATCCAACGCGCCAACGCCGCGCTGGGCAAAGCCAACGATGCGCTCGAGCGCCGCTCCCGCGTCGCGGCGGGGCAGGCAAAAGTGCTGGATGTGCTTAGCACATTCAACGCCTCGGCCGCCCCGGCCCGTTCGGTGCAAGACGCCATCGATGCGGTCGTGAAGTCGTCACAACAACTCATGGGCGACGGCTTCTACGCCGTGATCTACCCCACGCGTCACCACGACGTGAGCGACCCCGACGCCGCGCCCCGCCCCGATGGCTACTGGCTCATCAGCCAGTACAACAATCACGGCGAACCCGCCGACGCCCGCTACATCGATACCCCGCCGCACACGCCCGACATCGCGGCGCTCGACGCGTCGCGATCGATCGGCGTCGAGCTGATGGGCGTGCTGCCGTGGATCGCCGACTACCTCATCGCCGCGGAAGACCTGCGCGACGTCAAGATGCTGCCGCTGCCTTGCGGCTGGGGCACCGTGGCGATCCTGCTGCACGACAAAGAGAAACTACCGGGCTGGGGCGTGCTCGGCCCGTTGGCGGGGACCTGGGGCAACGCCATTGCCGCGGCCGCGCAGCACGCCGGGGCGCGTCGGCTCAGCGAAGAGCTCGCCTCGGCCAACGCCGCACTCGCTGCGACGCAGGAAAAACTGCTGCACACCGAATCACTCGCCCGCCTCGGCGAGATGGCCGCCGGCGCTGCCCACGAGATGAACAACCCGTTGGCGGTGATCTCCGGACGCAGCCAGCTCATGAGCATGACCCTCGACCCGGGAAGCGACCACCAGAAGTCCGCCCAGATGATCTTCCGCGAGTCGCACCGACTCAGCGACCTGATCTCGTGCCTCCGCATGTTTGCCGATCCGCCCATGGCCGACCGCAAGCCCGCCGACCTCGGCACGGTGTTGAAGAACGTTGTCGAAAAGGTCCGCAAGGGTGCCGCCAAACGCAAGGCGAAGTACGGCATCGATCTCCAGGTGCCCGCCGGCATCCCCGCGGTCGAGATCGACGCGGCGCAGATCGACCGCGCGGTGACCGAGCTCTTGTTCAACGCGGTGCAGGCCGAGCCCAAGTCCGCGGTGTTGGTGAAGGTGGTGATCGATCCGCCGTTCGACACGCCCGGTAATCCGGACGTACCGGTCAACTCCGAGTCGGAGCCGTCTGTGCCGGTTAGCGAAGTTGCGGCCCAACGCACGCTGCACATCCAGGTGACGGACGATGGTGAGGGCATGGACGACCACACGCTGAATCACGCGTTGGACCCGTTTTTCTCGGCAAAAACCGCGGGCCGTCAGGTAGGCATGGGCCTGCCCCGTGCGCAGCAACTCGCACAGGCCCACGGCGGGTCGGTCCGGTTGCGCAGCGAGCTGGGCAAAGGAACCGTCGCAACTTTGTCGGTCGCACTCGATTCGCCTCAGTGA
- the argH gene encoding argininosuccinate lyase, translating into MSQKPWEHAKSSGSEGDPLAARFVSSLDYDKRLYKHDIAGSIAHARMLLKVGLITDGDLAEIERGLSEIESEIDEQGDAWPGWKVELEDVHMCVEAALIEKTGDAGRKLHTGRSRNDQVATDLMLWLEYDGYVGIQSRWEPIMSAFVDLADKYGHIVMPSYTHLQRAQPIVVGGELMAWALMLQRAFNRISSPYQLRDFFPLGSGAIAGSSLPLDRRHSSQELGSPYWDQLTLNSESSIEGTANRDMALDFVWGLSMISTALSRWAEQWIIYATTEFGFITLDNLYTTGSSMMPQKQNPDMLELIRGKTGQVYGSLMALLTMCKGITIGYNRDLQEDKRHVFAAYDAVCDCLDMAAAIVRTTTFNEERIKAGLNRGYLDATSLAEYLVTKGVPFRTSHQHVGALVRLAGELDRHELKKLTLDEMKGVCDAIEEDVYDWLGPENVVKRYQSAGNAGVSGFEAQLASWKERLGNS; encoded by the coding sequence ATGAGTCAAAAACCCTGGGAACACGCTAAATCATCGGGCAGCGAGGGCGATCCGCTCGCGGCGCGGTTTGTCTCGTCGCTGGACTACGACAAACGCCTCTACAAACACGACATCGCCGGATCCATCGCCCACGCGCGGATGCTGCTGAAGGTCGGCCTGATCACCGACGGCGACCTTGCCGAGATCGAGCGCGGCCTGAGCGAGATCGAATCCGAGATCGACGAGCAGGGCGACGCCTGGCCCGGCTGGAAGGTCGAGCTCGAAGACGTGCACATGTGCGTCGAAGCCGCGCTGATCGAGAAGACCGGTGACGCGGGGCGGAAGCTGCACACTGGACGTAGTCGGAACGATCAGGTTGCAACTGATTTGATGTTGTGGCTTGAATACGATGGTTATGTTGGGATTCAATCGCGGTGGGAGCCGATTATGTCGGCTTTTGTCGACTTGGCTGACAAATACGGCCACATCGTAATGCCTTCTTACACACACCTTCAGCGTGCGCAACCTATCGTTGTCGGTGGTGAATTGATGGCGTGGGCATTGATGCTGCAACGTGCATTTAATCGTATTAGTTCCCCTTACCAGCTTCGTGATTTCTTTCCACTTGGAAGCGGTGCTATTGCAGGTTCTTCACTGCCACTCGATCGTCGCCATTCGAGTCAGGAATTGGGTAGTCCTTACTGGGATCAATTAACTTTAAACTCAGAATCGAGTATCGAAGGGACAGCCAATCGCGATATGGCGTTGGACTTTGTCTGGGGATTATCGATGATCTCAACAGCGCTCTCCCGCTGGGCGGAGCAGTGGATCATCTACGCCACGACGGAGTTCGGTTTCATCACGCTCGACAACCTGTACACCACCGGGTCGTCGATGATGCCGCAGAAGCAGAACCCGGACATGCTCGAGCTGATCCGCGGGAAGACCGGGCAGGTGTACGGCTCGCTCATGGCGCTCTTGACCATGTGCAAGGGCATCACCATCGGCTACAACCGCGACCTGCAGGAAGACAAGCGCCACGTCTTCGCCGCCTACGACGCGGTGTGCGACTGCCTGGATATGGCCGCGGCGATCGTGCGGACGACCACGTTCAACGAAGAGCGGATCAAGGCCGGCCTGAACCGCGGCTACCTCGACGCGACGAGTTTGGCGGAGTACCTCGTGACCAAGGGCGTGCCCTTCCGCACCAGCCACCAGCACGTTGGGGCGCTGGTCCGCCTAGCGGGTGAACTCGATAGGCACGAACTCAAGAAGCTCACCCTCGACGAGATGAAAGGCGTCTGCGACGCAATCGAAGAAGACGTCTACGACTGGCTCGGCCCGGAGAACGTGGTCAAACGCTACCAGTCGGCCGGTAACGCGGGGGTAAGCGGCTTCGAGGCGCAGCTCGCGTCATGGAAAGAGCGGTTAGGGAATAGCTAA
- a CDS encoding zinc ribbon domain-containing protein translates to MAKQHRVTFDCPNCGAKVPSGALACPECGSDEETGWSDDTMYDGLDLPIYDDEDGELDPAAPSWKRGIYILTAALLLISFFWFLLGGGRFW, encoded by the coding sequence ATGGCCAAGCAGCACCGTGTCACGTTCGACTGCCCCAACTGCGGCGCGAAGGTGCCCAGCGGCGCTTTGGCCTGCCCCGAGTGCGGCTCGGATGAAGAAACCGGCTGGTCGGACGACACGATGTACGACGGCCTGGACCTGCCGATCTACGACGATGAAGACGGAGAGCTCGACCCCGCCGCCCCGTCGTGGAAGCGGGGGATTTACATCCTCACCGCGGCGTTGCTGCTGATTTCGTTCTTCTGGTTCCTGCTGGGTGGGGGCAGGTTCTGGTGA
- the dnaA gene encoding chromosomal replication initiator protein DnaA has translation MSTRHDGINSRIADRLAQKVGQRRYELWIQPSVQLDYSDQDHTLRVAVPNRFVAEKIRNDFSDELRQAARAEAGLDEQGELRLDLCVEPDRFARQSDTARPNPLRDNAAAGSTPRPQSPSRRRDSGDAAPATSFRHRFEDFVVGPCNELAYAAALSLADTGPEDNNPTSTGPLFLHSDCGMGKTHLLQAACRRVRERQPQARVLYTTGEQFTNEYITAVRSNTLDTFRKKMRRLDLLAVDDIGFFANKEKTQQEFLHSFDHIELSGSRVILASDSHPKLIKKFSDALVSRCMQGLVVQLQAPDQATRLSLINRLASNRGLVLQSQLDELVAAHAGRSVREIEGTLAHLHALATLAQPQGPTRLVNRALAEKLFADQRQLAAKRPVRFTDIQDTVCEHLNVPIAQVAGSSRHRMVVLARAITVYLAKQMTTLSYPEIAAALNKPSHSTVVTAVQRMTRQLEDNQPMLLPGQPDATTPVQLVEDLRRRVMQNVAA, from the coding sequence ATGTCCACACGCCACGACGGTATCAATTCGCGCATCGCCGACCGACTCGCCCAAAAAGTGGGGCAGCGGCGGTATGAGTTGTGGATTCAGCCGTCGGTGCAGTTGGACTACAGCGACCAAGACCACACGCTCCGCGTGGCGGTGCCCAACCGTTTCGTCGCAGAGAAGATCCGTAACGATTTTTCGGATGAGTTGCGCCAAGCCGCCCGCGCCGAGGCGGGGCTGGACGAACAGGGCGAATTGCGGCTGGACCTCTGCGTCGAGCCTGACCGCTTCGCCCGCCAATCCGACACGGCCCGGCCCAATCCGTTGCGCGACAACGCGGCTGCCGGCAGCACCCCCCGGCCTCAATCCCCAAGCCGCCGACGAGACTCCGGCGATGCCGCACCCGCAACCTCGTTCCGCCATCGTTTCGAAGACTTTGTCGTCGGTCCGTGCAACGAGTTGGCCTACGCCGCCGCCCTCTCGCTCGCCGACACCGGCCCCGAAGACAACAACCCCACCTCGACCGGGCCGCTGTTCCTCCACAGCGACTGCGGCATGGGCAAGACCCACCTGCTCCAGGCCGCCTGCCGCCGCGTCCGCGAACGCCAGCCCCAGGCCCGCGTGCTCTACACCACCGGCGAGCAGTTCACCAACGAATACATCACCGCGGTCCGCAGCAACACCCTCGACACCTTCCGCAAGAAGATGCGCCGCCTCGACCTGCTCGCGGTCGACGACATCGGCTTCTTTGCCAACAAAGAAAAAACCCAGCAGGAATTCCTCCACAGCTTCGACCACATCGAGCTCTCCGGCTCGCGCGTCATCCTCGCCAGCGACAGCCACCCCAAGCTGATCAAGAAGTTCAGCGACGCGTTGGTCAGCCGGTGTATGCAGGGGCTGGTCGTTCAGCTCCAAGCCCCCGATCAGGCAACACGGCTGTCGCTGATCAACCGCCTGGCGAGCAACCGCGGACTGGTGCTGCAATCGCAGCTCGATGAGCTGGTGGCGGCCCACGCGGGGCGTTCGGTCCGCGAGATCGAAGGCACCCTCGCCCACCTCCACGCCTTGGCCACGCTCGCCCAGCCGCAAGGCCCGACGCGCCTGGTCAACCGCGCCCTGGCTGAGAAGCTCTTCGCGGACCAGCGTCAGCTCGCCGCCAAACGCCCGGTCCGCTTCACCGACATCCAGGACACCGTGTGCGAGCACCTCAACGTGCCGATCGCGCAGGTCGCCGGCTCGTCTCGTCACCGCATGGTGGTGCTCGCCCGGGCGATCACGGTCTACCTCGCCAAGCAGATGACCACGCTGAGTTACCCCGAGATCGCCGCGGCCCTGAACAAGCCCAGCCACTCCACGGTGGTCACGGCCGTGCAACGCATGACCCGCCAACTCGAAGACAACCAGCCCATGCTCCTGCCCGGCCAGCCCGACGCGACCACGCCAGTGCAACTCGTCGAAGACCTGCGCCGCCGAGTGATGCAAAACGTGGCGGCCTGA
- a CDS encoding sigma-70 family RNA polymerase sigma factor, with product MSETDQPQQWLDQHGDALFAYAWRRVGEREVAEDLVQDTLLAAWKHRDTFRRESSRRTWLIAILRRKIIDEHRKRAKMPSLTVLPEAGEWFTGRGRWKDKPSSWGNDPVDECEMGDFRRVLAGCIDRLPEDQAAAFKLRAVRDLPTQDCCKQLGVTTSNLGVRLYRARMALRRCLELGWFKPTPRSKPASEPRMGRVAPAK from the coding sequence GTGAGTGAGACAGACCAACCCCAGCAATGGCTTGATCAGCACGGCGACGCCTTGTTCGCTTACGCCTGGCGGCGCGTCGGTGAGCGTGAAGTGGCGGAAGACCTGGTGCAGGACACGCTGCTGGCGGCGTGGAAGCACCGGGACACCTTTCGCCGTGAATCGTCCAGGCGTACCTGGCTGATCGCCATCCTGCGTCGAAAAATCATCGATGAACACCGCAAGCGGGCCAAGATGCCTTCACTGACCGTGCTCCCCGAGGCAGGCGAGTGGTTTACCGGCCGGGGGCGATGGAAAGACAAGCCGTCTTCGTGGGGCAACGACCCGGTGGACGAGTGTGAGATGGGTGATTTCCGGCGTGTTTTGGCCGGGTGCATCGATCGGCTGCCCGAAGATCAGGCGGCGGCATTCAAGCTACGGGCTGTGCGTGATCTGCCCACGCAAGATTGTTGTAAGCAATTGGGCGTTACCACGTCTAACCTCGGGGTGCGGCTGTACCGCGCCCGCATGGCGCTTCGGCGATGCCTGGAGCTGGGGTGGTTCAAACCCACACCCCGAAGCAAGCCCGCGTCTGAGCCGCGGATGGGCCGGGTCGCTCCGGCAAAGTGA
- a CDS encoding GNAT family N-acetyltransferase, with protein MSPPASPTNPAPTARFERVGQALQRDALSVLLTGQRNPDDPAVAPFLAFAQQNSLDLSGLWVAWDGRRLAASTLIVPGVGKTAMLFLSPVGSHGRVSLSGQLIAWALSEVDAVKIRLIQTLLEQGQNLQQRAFEAGGFRFLAELAYMQRPGKVFAPLPPVTLDGEILTPVHWSESARPVFSQAISESYEGTQDCPGLLGLREMDDIIAGHMATGRFDPAHWTVWRDGLGRPAGVLLLAESTGNAGFELVYLGVSPHARGQGLSKVLMRYALDLTHKHGRGDLFLAVDDRNTPALRLYQGLGFRVSIRKTALIYTP; from the coding sequence ATGTCACCACCCGCCAGCCCGACCAACCCCGCACCCACAGCACGTTTTGAGCGTGTCGGTCAAGCCCTGCAAAGGGACGCCCTGTCGGTCTTGCTCACCGGGCAACGCAACCCCGACGACCCTGCCGTCGCGCCCTTCCTGGCATTTGCGCAGCAGAACAGCCTGGACCTGTCGGGGCTGTGGGTCGCGTGGGACGGCAGGCGCTTGGCCGCGTCGACCCTGATCGTCCCCGGCGTGGGCAAGACCGCGATGCTGTTTCTTTCGCCCGTCGGGTCCCACGGGCGCGTCTCGCTGAGCGGGCAGCTGATCGCCTGGGCCTTGTCGGAGGTCGATGCGGTGAAGATCCGGCTGATCCAGACCTTGCTGGAGCAGGGCCAAAACCTGCAGCAACGCGCATTCGAGGCGGGCGGGTTCCGCTTCCTCGCTGAGTTGGCGTACATGCAGCGCCCCGGGAAAGTCTTCGCCCCGCTGCCCCCGGTGACGTTGGACGGCGAAATCCTCACGCCGGTCCACTGGTCAGAGTCCGCCCGGCCGGTGTTTTCCCAAGCCATCTCCGAGAGCTACGAAGGCACCCAGGATTGCCCCGGGCTGCTGGGACTTCGCGAGATGGACGACATCATCGCCGGGCACATGGCCACCGGGCGGTTCGATCCGGCCCACTGGACGGTCTGGCGCGACGGCCTGGGGCGTCCCGCAGGGGTGCTGCTGCTCGCGGAATCGACCGGGAACGCGGGATTCGAACTGGTCTATCTGGGTGTGAGCCCGCATGCACGGGGGCAGGGGCTGTCGAAGGTCTTGATGCGTTATGCCCTGGACCTGACGCACAAGCACGGCCGCGGCGATCTGTTTCTGGCGGTGGACGACCGGAACACCCCGGCGCTGCGCCTGTACCAGGGGCTGGGCTTCCGCGTCAGTATCCGCAAGACCGCGTTGATATACACGCCCTAA
- a CDS encoding anti-sigma factor family protein: protein MVRYLKAGLFILSGTCEQVSRLISDECDRPLTSEERWASRVHRLNCKQCRRFRVQVRFLESMLGRQRFAPGLTPQARDRISRSIRKLK, encoded by the coding sequence ATGGTGCGTTACCTCAAAGCCGGCCTCTTCATCTTGAGTGGGACCTGCGAGCAGGTCAGCCGGCTGATCTCCGATGAATGCGACCGTCCGCTGACTTCGGAGGAACGCTGGGCCAGCCGGGTCCACCGCTTGAACTGCAAGCAGTGCCGCCGTTTCCGTGTGCAGGTGCGCTTCCTGGAGTCGATGTTGGGTCGGCAACGGTTCGCCCCGGGACTAACGCCCCAGGCTCGCGACCGCATTTCACGGAGCATTCGAAAACTGAAATGA